DNA sequence from the Geobacter sp. AOG2 genome:
TCCTGGTAATTACGACTTTTGAGAAATTTGCCGAGGGCGGATGGATCACCCTGGTCATTACGTCGGTGGTGATTGGGCTGTGCTACATGATCAAGGGACACTATGCGAGCGTTCGTCAAGGCATGAAGGATTTGGACGATACCCTGCTCGATGTTCCAATCTCGCAACATGGAGAGCCGCCGGCACTTGACAAAAACGCTCCGACGGCCATCCAACTGGTTTCGGAATATAGCGGTTTCGGAGTACATACGCTTTTTTCCATTATGTCCACCTTCCCCAATACCTATCGAAATGTCGTCTTCATATCCGTGGCCATGATCGATTCCGGTTCTTTTAAAGGAGCCGAAGAGATTGAGGCGCTTGAGTCGTCGGTGAGGGCCAGCCTGGAGAAATATGTGGCCATGGCCCGTAAACTGGGCATGGCTGCCGAGTATCGAACCGCGTTGGCTACCGATGTTGTGGAGAGCGCGGTTAAACTGTGCAAGGAGACGGCGGAAGAGTTTCCCCGGTCAACCGTTTTCACGGGCCAGATCACCTTCAGACTGGAAAAGTTCTATCACCGGCTGCTGCATAACGAGACGGCCTTTGCCATCCAGCGCCGTCTCCAATGGGACGGACTGACGACCGTGATCATGCCGATCAGGGTGAGAACATAATTCTGCTGCTGACATCATCCCGGTTCAAGGGTAAGATTACCTCCATGAAGATTTCTCGCGCACTTCCCGGCTATCTTGGTGCCGTCGCCCTTGTTGCGGTGGCCACATTGCTGTGCGGGGCCGTCAGAACGTCCATCGCACCAGCCAACATGGTGATGCTGTATCTTTTTGCCGTGGTGCTGACGGCCGCACGGCTCGGACTACGGCCGGCCATTCTGAGTGCTGTGCTGTCGGTGCTGGCTTTCGACTTTCTTTTCGTCCCGCCCCGTTTCTCTCTTCGGGTTTTGGACCCGGAGTATCTGATAACCTTCTTCGCCCTTTTTGTCGTGGGCGTCATCATCAGTTCCCTTGTCGCGCAGATACGCGACAAGGTCGATCAGGTCGAACGGCAGGAAGCCCGGACCAGCAGCCTCTATTACCTTACTCGCGACCTGTCGGCCGCCGCCGACGTGCCGGCTGTCGTTGGCGCCCTGCAACAGGCGGTCCGCCGCAATCTCGGCTCCCGTCTGGCGGTTGTGCTCGATCATGAAAATGAACTCCAGACGGTCGATAGCTCCACGACGCTTCCTCTTGATGACAGTAGTGTCGAGATTGCCGCCTGGGTAATGAAAAGCGGCCGATGTGCCGGAAAAGGGACAGCGGCTTATTCCGATTCTTCGTTTCTGTTCGTTCCGATCAAGACCGGGAGACAAACCGTCGGAGCAATGGTAATTGAAGAGGGCGAGACGTCGCTGGCCGAGAACCTTCAGTTGGTCGAGGCGTTTTCCGGCCAGGCGGCAATGGCGCTTGAACGGGTATATCTGTCGCACCAAGCCGAGGAGGCACGGATACTTCGTCAAAAAAACCATTTGGAGCAGGCGCTTCTGAACTCCATATCCCACGATCTTCGCACCCCGTTAGTGACCATTTCCGGAGTTCTCGACCTGTTGTTGAACAATGACGAGAGATACGGCACAGAAGAGCGTCGGGCCATGCTTGCGGCAGCTTCCGAAGAAGCGGGCCGTCTCAACCGTTTTGTCGGCAGCCTGCTCGACATGACCCGGCTTGAGGCGGGAGTGCTCACCCCCCGGCTCGCAGCCTGCGAAATGGAAGAAATTGTCGGATGTGCCGTTGGCGGCGTCGAACAGCGCCTGGGCAACCATCGCATTGTGACCTCATTGGAACCGGATTTGCCTTTGGTTTC
Encoded proteins:
- a CDS encoding DUF4118 domain-containing protein, whose amino-acid sequence is MKISRALPGYLGAVALVAVATLLCGAVRTSIAPANMVMLYLFAVVLTAARLGLRPAILSAVLSVLAFDFLFVPPRFSLRVLDPEYLITFFALFVVGVIISSLVAQIRDKVDQVERQEARTSSLYYLTRDLSAAADVPAVVGALQQAVRRNLGSRLAVVLDHENELQTVDSSTTLPLDDSSVEIAAWVMKSGRCAGKGTAAYSDSSFLFVPIKTGRQTVGAMVIEEGETSLAENLQLVEAFSGQAAMALERVYLSHQAEEARILRQKNHLEQALLNSISHDLRTPLVTISGVLDLLLNNDERYGTEERRAMLAAASEEAGRLNRFVGSLLDMTRLEAGVLTPRLAACEMEEIVGCAVGGVEQRLGNHRIVTSLEPDLPLVSADLALLTQALVNVLDNAIKHSPEDADILLSARLDGTSVILSVCDSGPGVPGGEEERIFDKFHRVTVPEKTGGTGLGLSIAKGIIEAHGGKITVSNRPEGGLRVEVLLPAGEMISDRG